In Ochotona princeps isolate mOchPri1 chromosome 22, mOchPri1.hap1, whole genome shotgun sequence, the following are encoded in one genomic region:
- the ADIG gene encoding adipogenin isoform X2: MKYPLVPLVNNFTFSFLVFWLCLPVSLLLLLLIVWLRFLLSQDPEENVTELCIDWEPWSQGPAEFLWEETLQGLEEHSIS; this comes from the exons ATGAAGTACCCTCTGGTGCCACTGGTGAacaatttcacattttctttcctggTTTTCTGGCTCTGCCTGCCCGTGAGTTTACTGTTGCTCCTGTTGATTGTCTGGCTACGTTTCTTACTTAGCCAAG ACCCAGAGGAGAATGTCACAGAACTGTGCATCGACTGGGAGCCCTGGAGCCAAGGTCCAGCCGAGTTCCTCTGGGAGGAGACCCTGCAGGGCCTTGAAGAACACAGCATCTCCTG A
- the ADIG gene encoding adipogenin isoform X1 yields MKYPLVPLVNNFTFSFLVFWLCLPVSLLLLLLIVWLRFLLSQDPEENVTELCIDWEPWSQGPAEFLWEETLQGLEEHSISW; encoded by the exons ATGAAGTACCCTCTGGTGCCACTGGTGAacaatttcacattttctttcctggTTTTCTGGCTCTGCCTGCCCGTGAGTTTACTGTTGCTCCTGTTGATTGTCTGGCTACGTTTCTTACTTAGCCAAG ACCCAGAGGAGAATGTCACAGAACTGTGCATCGACTGGGAGCCCTGGAGCCAAGGTCCAGCCGAGTTCCTCTGGGAGGAGACCCTGCAGGGCCTTGAAGAACACAGCATCTCCTGGTGA